From a single Deltaproteobacteria bacterium genomic region:
- a CDS encoding CdaR family protein translates to MVDWLRRPFGSWSEKEKTREPFLRDVGKKILALVIAITLWVVANLQHDIEKNVQIDVNYANLPPGLVITNNPPKKLNVRARGPRSQLSSVSPQDMFFTVDLSNVATGTSMFEITTDQIIPPREVQVTGISPSEINIDLDKLGQKEVAVAPSIDPPDTGFEISGEPVVTPTRVSIRGPETLLQKIKTVGTDPVSLKGEKSKFTIEVPVRTPYSLVDIIGNNTVRVTIDLEEKILEKEFNNLNINFVNFDNLDYVTDNNMVAELAFEGPFSIINELNSKDIELYVDGSEIKESNGNATHSLEVSVNYPHKDVLKLTKQTPKTILVRVN, encoded by the coding sequence ATGGTAGACTGGCTGAGAAGACCTTTTGGATCATGGAGTGAAAAAGAAAAAACACGGGAACCTTTCCTGAGGGATGTCGGGAAAAAGATTCTCGCTCTCGTAATCGCCATTACACTCTGGGTTGTCGCGAATCTCCAGCACGATATCGAAAAAAACGTACAGATAGATGTGAATTATGCCAATCTCCCCCCGGGCCTCGTCATCACGAATAACCCGCCGAAGAAACTTAACGTAAGGGCCAGGGGTCCCAGAAGCCAGCTTTCATCAGTCTCGCCACAGGACATGTTCTTCACCGTCGATCTTTCAAACGTCGCCACCGGTACGTCCATGTTCGAGATTACTACCGACCAGATTATTCCCCCGCGTGAAGTCCAGGTCACGGGAATAAGCCCCTCCGAGATCAATATAGACCTGGACAAACTCGGACAGAAAGAAGTTGCGGTAGCTCCCTCGATAGACCCGCCCGATACGGGATTTGAAATTTCAGGCGAGCCCGTTGTAACCCCGACCAGGGTCAGCATCAGAGGGCCTGAGACATTGCTTCAGAAAATCAAGACCGTCGGCACGGATCCCGTTTCACTCAAGGGAGAAAAGTCGAAGTTCACGATAGAGGTCCCCGTACGCACACCCTACTCTCTAGTCGATATAATCGGCAACAACACGGTAAGGGTTACGATAGACCTCGAAGAAAAAATCCTGGAAAAGGAATTCAACAATCTCAACATAAACTTCGTAAACTTCGATAACTTGGATTATGTGACGGACAATAACATGGTGGCTGAACTCGCGTTTGAGGGACCTTTCAGCATTATTAACGAACTGAACAGTAAGGATATAGAATTATATGTGGACGGAAGCGAAATCAAGGAGTCCAACGGCAACGCGACTCACAGCCTCGAGGTGAGCGTGAACTACCCGCACAAGGATGTTCTTAAACTCACCAAGCAGACGCCGAAAACCATTTTAGTCAGGGTAAACTAA